A window of Gossypium raimondii isolate GPD5lz chromosome 7, ASM2569854v1, whole genome shotgun sequence genomic DNA:
TTGTGTTGTTGGATGCTAAAcgctttctctttctttaataAATGTTTCCTTCGGTTGTTCACGCGTGGTCGAATCCCTTTTTCTTCCTCGATGATGGTGGTGGCACTTTTGAGTTTTTTAGATCATTACAAGGGGTGAAGGGGTTTGTCAAGGATCGCAGTGGTAGTCAATCCTTTTTCTTATCTCGCAATCTAAGGTAATCATTTGGGCTAATAATGTATGATGTTAGCCGATTATTCTGGTGTTGGgttcctaaattttttttatgttttcaagcTTTTAATAGAATTCGTGGACAGGCAGATACACGATTAAGCGGGTGATAAATTTTGTTAGTAGTCTAATAAGGCTAAGGGCATCCGATCAAGCAAGGCTCAGGTTTGACATTCGGGTGTTTCTGCACTATTTCAGAAAAAAGTGTGTATTTATACACTATAAATCATTATTGTCATAAAGCCGAAAGAGTGTGTGTAATTACTCTGTCTTTTGTGAATCagcaaaagccgaaaagccaaAAAGCTAGAAATACGGCTATTAAGGCCACATGGGCGTACGAACGCTAGTGTGGTGAACTGAGCCCACAAAACATGGTGTTGACCATAGAGGCCACCACGAGCTTTCTCGTGCTCTTGGGTCGTTATTGGCCTCGTTGGGCCAATGGGATCATGGGCCCCACACGGATAAAATCCACGTTAAGTGACAAATACTAGACTGGGCTATGTAGTTCGCATAGTCGTGACTGAAATTGGGCTACCGTGCGGGCTCACTTGGGCCGAATTTGGGCCTTAGGCCCATTTACaccgttatgaccatttaggttatctgtgTCGCTCGTGGAGATTGTAGGCCTTCAAAAAGGTTGTTAAATGATAGAAATACCcctgtaaggtaaaatgaccgtaatgcccttggagggtaaatgactattttgcccctctagggtaaatgactgatttgtgcTATAATTTGATTGACTTAACTATGAACGATATGACTGATTTTGAGCATGACATCTTGCATTCACGTATGTTACTATGGCATGTCAttttgcatggggttgggttaatattGACGGAGGAAGTGTATGGCTTGTAGCCGTTCTATTCAAGGCTTACTGCCTTTTTGCTTATGGCTTTTAGCCGTTCTGTCTACGGTGTCGAGCCGTTCTGTAGACTTAGTGTTGCAACCGGTGCTAAGCTTGGTGTGTTACctgggtgggtcaattttatcccacatggtgtgttggttggtacggttggtgtattggttggattgggCTGGATTTCTGTCTGCATATTTGCATCTGATACTGATTCTGTAATGAGCTTAGGTCCACCTGGTTCTGTTAATGGGCTTAGGCCTAGTCTGTTTCTGCATACCGTATATCTGACTTTTTGTGTtataagggattacacactgagttttcgcaaactcacccttctatctaactgtgcaggtaatctcCAGCCTTAGGAGATTTGGAGTCGCGAGAGACTCGAaggtggccacacgaccgttGATGCTCTGTTGTAgactttttatttgaattttatattttgggtatTAATTCTGTTATAAGGCCtttgagtgattaaatttttaaaagggctttAGATTTCCTTATTTAAAACTGCTAAACAcgtattttcaaaattaacaactattttccaaaaacacttaaaacagacgttttttacatttcaaactttAGTACCTTTCGCGATTGGAATAACCTAAATTAAGTAAACGTTTTTGATGAGATAATTTGCTAAACTCGAGCAAAATGATTTAAACatagaaatgaaattttaatgacaaaatcaatttttgattGACTCTTtgatgtgacacgccagattcggccataaagattgggccgggtttagggtgttacattggtAAGCTATGATAGTATGACTTTGGAAGATTATACACTTAACTAATCTTTGTGATGAATAATATTATGCGAAGCATGGTTTAGTATTATTGTGTTATTTGTGTGGTAATTGAGTATTGATGATGTGACTCTCTAAACTTGGACTGGACGTCTAGGCTgtgtttagggtgttacatcttCCTTGTAAATGGTGCATGTGAAAcgaattaaaaaagaaaaaaagaattaatgCAAAACTTTAGCAAGGCTGCTATTAATCAGGCATGATGTCGAGTGTTATTTCTAGAAATGGCATTTGAAGACAATTTCGTGAAACGATATGTCGTTGATGTAATCCAACTCTTGCCCCCAATCATGTTCTTCGTCAAAAAAGGATTTGCTTCTTCGATAGTCAGCTCTTTTGCCCATTCAACCCTTTTCTTTGTACTAGCACCAGGTCCATAACATTTGTATTCTCTATAGAACACCGAACTGTGGAATCAACAAAAACAAAGGAATTGAGAATTTTGCTTTTACAATCATTAAGAAAGAATCGAAAAATATTTGAGTTATTTTTTGGGGGGGTAATCTTTTGTTTACCTTTGTTTGGATGAGTCTCCCCAGTCATCCCATCCTTGTGGCAGAATCACATTAGACATATAAGTGAAGGCAAAAATGACCCTGGAATATGGACCCCATGCCCTTCCTAGTAAAGCAGTCTTAACTCCAGTTATCTTGCAACCCAAGAAAGTGAATCCTGTGTTTTGTGATGGTGAGTCTCTGTGTTGGGCTGTTATTGATGCATCTCCTTCTGATAGTGAATGCAAATGGCATttctgagaaaaaaaattaatagttcgAATATCAGAAAGGTAAGAGTCGAAACTGTAAAATAATCATCTTAATGTCGTACTACAATTGTGTTTACCTCAAAAAGAGAAGCAGCATTCCCACAAATGAAATCAACAGCACCTTCAATGTAACAATTGCTATAATAATGCCTTCCAGTGTCGTCTAACAAGGTATCCTGGTACGATAAGATCCTGCACCCGAAGAAAGCTACCCTGTCTCCAGATACCCTCAATGCTACTGCTTTGGCACCAACTCCATACGTATTCTATAAACATTAAGACAAAGGATTTGTTAATTAAATCAAAGGGATCCCAAAGGCTGAAAATCGAAATCCCAACCTTTTGAACATTAGTAACGCATAAGGTAATATGATACCTGAATAGTGAGGTATTGGGCAACAAAATCAGAAGCCAAAACTGAGAAAGTAGGCGATTCAAAAATATTCCCACTATCATTCCAAGTTATGACAGTGTCATTTGGGTTAGAACCGCTTATTGTAATGAAAGGTTTATTGGCAGGCACAATAATTTTTTCTTCGTAGATTCCAGGCTTAACAGATATGAGTACAACTTGTTTGTTGTTTGATGGCACTGCATCAATGGCATCTTGTATTTTCCTATAGTCTCCCTTCCCCGATGGATCAATTTTTATGAGTAGGGCTTTGGTGGCGGCGTTCGATCCATGACTAGCCATGAAAATGACGAATAAAGTTATCGAAAAGACACGAGCATAGCAAGAAGTAGACTTGGGGGCCATCGTTGGCAATTCAATCAATTGGTGCTCTTAAGaataagatttaagaaataaataagtagGATTGGTTTATGACGAACAACACGTGGTTGTTCTGCCTTTATAAATGTGAATTTGGAGCCGTTTTCTTGACATGCAAGTGTGATATTTATACTTTACACTTGTAATTTTGAAGCAAGAGAATGTACATTCTATTAGAAACGGCTACCTGGGTAACTTTCAACACAAGTAGCCGGAAAATAGAAACGGGGAAAAACAACTCCATAGGGCCATGCCAGtccttgatatatttatttcttgaatttcagattttgtattaattataattcattGTGGCTTGATTTTAACaaactaaaggaaaaatattttatttattttgaagagATATTTGTTTTACTAAAGTTTACTCtctttttataacttttaatttgaatttataagaATTATCTTTAATATCATAATTAgcttttaatacatatatatctattaaataaattttctctaaCGAACCCAAGCCTAAAACAAAAACAGTTGTCTGTGTTGTGACTGATTACAAAAGTTTGGAAAAGTGAGATGAATTTGTGGTATTACGCAAAATGCTTAAatctgtattttttttatttcctccTTCCAAATTCCATTTGTTTATTGTAGCCGCAATTGAAAGCAATTGTCATCGTTTCAGCCGCACGCAACAAAtgttttttaacaatttaaagtTGTTATGATGATAACAATAGCGACTAAGTATTTGTTCGTCGGTGTTGGTATTGCTACCGTACAAAAGAGTTGCGTTCTCTAATTTTACTGCTTCTTCAGTTCTTCTTTAAAAAGGATCCTTGTTTATTCAATCTCTaaacccaatcttgatatacaCATTTTTCTTGGAGCGCATAGTAGAATTTTGCTACCATTCTTATTAAGGTAGTGCttgaaaaatcacttaataattgaatttaggtataattatttataattacataGAAATGACACATTtagataattattgtaattagcGGGCCTCACCGACTTGGGCGTAATTGCAGCATTCTAATTATACTTTTCAATTCTTAGTAGAAGGATGAGACTTGGAGTAATTACTCGTAATTACACccaaattcaagtttaaaagttattttatacaagttataaaatttatattataagcatgaacaTGTAAAAGTGTTTGGAATGATTatagcaaaaaaaatttattataaatcttaaaaatttatattataaaaataatttgtgtatttttatatcttttataacaaaaagttttattatttaaatcctaaaaatattttaaagttactggaaaaaatttataataaaaataatttatatgttataaaagtgttatagtatatttatttataaaaattatggcCAAGTATggatataaattatttatgtttccatactatatattataaaatatatatatttatttataaaaaatattataatttattatcataacttatttataaaaaattaagaaaaattatattatttataagaagtgttataaaattttagacaatttatatttttttgtaaatgttatacattataaattttatactatttttcacttaatttacgtattataaaagatatataactAATGTAAGTCTTTTTTCCAAgttaagtttatataagttttgtgATTAAAACTTCGACTATTTGGACTCAAGCCGTGTATTATAAGGTTGATGCTAATTATGTGAATAGCAAAGGTTTTCTTGCACCATGTTGTGGAGTATGATTCCATTTGAGGAATGGTGCTAGACACAAGCACTATAGATAGCTCgaaactctttaatttgagacattCAAGGCTTCAAATGTGGTTAAgaatttattgattattctaaaaatatttctcatatGAACAACATCACCTTAGTATAGCATAAAAGAAGGTTGAATCATACTAGCATGTTGCATTTTCATAACTTCAATCATAGGTGGAATTGAGATGATTCATACTTGAACAAGTACATAGAAGGAGATCTTGATGATCTTAATGATGCTTGgttcaaattcaaatgatgaTAAACTCGATCAAGGACCAACAAATGATGATAAGGaacatatgttaaatattaaagagggaataactcaaaaatatgcactagaacaattagataaaatttacatatgtaatttatttgtcttgctatttttaataataatcatattatcaACTACTTTTTAGGCTACcataatacatatgatgatttcattttaatttttgttacttgtttaaaaattatttttacaatactaataaattttaaaataaccaatgtttttaaaactataaattatgtaattgtgTCATTACAATTTGCACTACTAAACATAGCATAGGAATTACgatgtaattataatttgttaGCCAAACACACCTATAGAATTGTTGTAATTACAAGAGAGTGTAATTACTATCTTAATAATTACACTTTCATTCATTTACTTTTGTTATCCAAACATAACCTAAAAAGAAAATCCCTAATCAAACACCAAGGAATTATAGATTTGCTTAAAAGGTTGACACCAATTGCTATGACAACATTGTGGCTTGATTTTAACaaactaaaggaaaaatattttatttattttgaagagATATTTGTTTTACTAAAGTTTACTctcttttataacttttaatttgaatttataagaATTATCTTTAATATCATAATTAgcttttaatacatatatatctattaaataaattttctctaaCGAACCCAAGCCTAAAACAAAAACAGTTGTCTGTGTTGTGACTGATTACAAAAGTTTGGAAAAGTGAGATGAATTTGTGGTATTACGCAAAATGCTTAAatctgtattttttttatttcctccTTCCAAATTCCATTTGTTTATTGTAGCCGCAATTGAAAGCAATTGTCATCGTTTCAGCCGCACGCAACAAAtgttttttaacaatttaaagtTGTTATGATGATAACAATAGCGACTAAGTATTTGTTCGTCGGTGTTGGTATTGCTACCGTACAAAAGAGTTGCGTTCTCTAATTTTACTGCTTCTTCAGTTCTTCTTTAAAAAGGATCCTTGTTTATTCAATCTCTaaacccaatcttgatatacaCATTTTTCTTGGAGCGCATAGTAGAATTTTGCTACCATTCTTATTAAGGTAGTGCttgaaaaatcacttaataattgaatttaggtataattatttataattacataGAAATGACACATTtagataattattgtaattagcGGGCCTCACCGACTTGGGCGTAATTGCAGCATTCTAATTATACTTTTCAATTCTTAGTAGAAGGATGAGACTTGGAGTAATTACTCAGGTAATTACACccaaattcaagtttaaaaagttatttttatacaagttataaaatttatattataagcatgaacaTGTAAAAGTGTTTGGAATGATTatagcaaaaaaaatttattataaatcttaaaatttatattataaaaataatttgtgtatttttatatcttttataacaaaaagttttattatttaaatcctaaaaatattttaaagttactggaaaaaatttataataaaaataatttatatgttataaaagtgttatagtatatttatttataaaaattatggcCAAGTATggatataaattatttatgtttccatactatatattataaaatatatatatttatttataaaaaatattataatttattatcataacttatttataaaaaattaagaaaaattatattatttataagaagtgttataaaattttagacaatttatatttttttgtaaatgttatacattataaattttatactatttttcacttaatttacgtattataaaagatatataactAATGTAAGTCTTTTTTCCAAgttaagtttatataagtttttgtgATTAAAACTTCAGACTATTTGGACTCTGAAGCCAGGTATTATAAGGTTGATGCTAATTATGTGAATAGCAAAGGTTTTCTTGCACCATGTTGTGGAGTATGATTCCATTTGAGGGAATGGTGCTAGACACAAGCACTATAGATAGCTCAgaaactctttaatttgagacattCAAGGCTTCGAAATGTGGTTAAgaatttattgattattctaaaaaaatatttctcatatGAACAACATCACCTTAGTATAGCATAAAAGAAGGTTGAATCATACTAGCATGTTGCATTTTTCATAACTTCAATCATAGGTGGAATTGAGATGATTCATACTTCGAACAGTACATAGAAGGAGATCTTGATGATCTTAATGATGCTGgttcaaattcaaatgatgaTAAACTCGATCAAGGACCAACAAATGATGATAAGGaacatatgttaaatattaaagagggaataactcaaaaaatatgcactagaacaattagataaaatttacatatgtaatttatttgtcttgctatttttaataataatcatattatcaACTACTTTTTAGGCTACcataatacatatgatgatttcattttaatttttgttacttgtttaaaaattatttttacaatactaataaattttaaaataaccaatgtttttaaaactataaattatgtaattgtgTCATTACAATTTGCACTACTAAACATAGCATAGGGAATTACgatgtaattataatttgttaGCCAAACACACCTATAGAATTGTTGTAATTACAAGAGAGTGTAATTACTATCTTAATAATTACACTTTCATTCATTTACTTTTGTTATCCAAACATAACCTAAAAAGAAAATCCCTAATCAAACACCAAGGAATTATAGATTTGCTTAAAAGGTTGACACCAATTGCTATGACAAGATCTCAACCTTGGAATCGAGCTTCATCTTTAATTAAGtgttattatttgatacattactaataaaattacaaatttacaagcGGTATTTAGAGGATTAAAATGagttattaagaatattaagtATATGCATCTagccaaaaaaattatattatatatttgcatgggatcaatattaaatttgttatggttaacaaaaaataacttttgtcaaaaattattttaatactttttgaGAAAACATTTGGTATACTTTTCAGAGAGAATTTAGATTCCACAAATAAGATCAAGGGATTGATAAGTGTTCTAtaggtataataaaatattaaataaataaatcttttagaaaagagacacatgataatttttagaactacttgtaaaaaaaatacattatcaatgtaccaaatattatcccataattttaaatattatataaattttatgaaatttaatctttttaatattacaaaaagaaaatgttaaaaacAGTAAGATTTGCAACATaactttcataaataattcactttttttcccttaaaaacaatataataccTAAGTGAAGCAAGAATTATCTTTCCACCTGAACTTACCtttggaaaaaatatatttataaatattgttaatattcatttgattggtaaaaaaattacaacaaaccataaaattaagttataataagaaaagaattggcctatattaaaatatagttatagtttaaaaagaaaaaaaagttatggTAAGAATTGGATTTCATAACTTTGTCctattccattttttttcataattaatgttGAAACTTTAAGTTTCTTGTTTGGTGaaatacaaaacataaataaaagtgCTAGAATGTAGTAACCACCACGGCTTGGCATTATGAAAACTGtgcaaacaaaaatataaagaacatcAAGGTGTGTTTACACAGTTCAGTTTCCCTACGTTTATAAAGCCTAGCTTAATGAGTAATTTCATTATCTTTAATCCACAATACAACAAGTGATTCACACTCTACCATTCTCTAAGTATAGAGATCTCACATTTGTACCAAAAGACTAGAAGACTCACCTCCAAATCCCCCCTAAGAACTTGGGCAGTAAAAACTCAACAATGTTTACAACAAAAGCTTGCACTCCCTCATAAAAACAGTTCCTCAATGAACATGTTAGAATGAACTCAATAAGCTCTCATACAAAACTTAGACAAACCTCAAAGCATATATCAATATTTGGCTTGATAAGATAGAATCTAAGTGAATACAATGTTACTCCTTAAAATAGCTATTACCAACTCAATAGTCAAAATACAATCAATCGAAAATATGATTTCCAAAATAGCGCACAGTCTTGATCGATCCTTCATGTTCtaagggttgatttgattcacCTGAATCTAATACAATATTCAAAATCCAAGGATTGGTTTCAATTGATGGAGCATAGtatcttaaaaaaaacaacacatTAACAGGTCCAaagattttcttcattaaattatcaaaccaaataaggCAAGTATTTAAGCACCTTAATGGTAGTCTGCAGTTGGCACTACCGAGTGCCACTCAGCAATTATCAGCTCATCTTGCCTCAACAATCTCCCCTATTGcaatttattgaacaaaaacaaacaacatTGGAAGTTAAACATCACAATCACCAATATCCCCCCTCAACACAATCCTTACTCTACTTAGCTCAACTTAGAACATAATATAGTAATTTTAACAATCAATAATATGTCTAGAAAAAGAATCAGAGAACAACATTCAAGGAAGAAAGACCTTTTTTTGAACTCCtttcacacacatatataaccCATCCTACTCATTGGAATTAACAAGTGTTACGTATTTCAGAATTTTCCTTCTTAATGgtctaaaattttcaagagaaatataAATGAGAATCCCACATTATAAATATCAAACTAGTCTATCCAGTTGGTTTCTAACTAGGTTACTTTACAACCTAAGTAGCACAGCACTTTAGAAAAACAATGCATATTATACCTTTGACAATAATTCATATCATACTTATCCCTTTTCGTTTAACACCATCTTTTCCTTTAAATAACAGAACATCCTGAAATAAAATCTTCACTTACATACACAACAGTTACAATACGCCTAAACCTATGCGCCAAAAGAAATATATGGGCGGGTTACACTTCGTCAAGCAGATTATTTTCTGCTATATGCCAAAATCTTATGTCTTCTAAACTTGGGGTGTGACACTTTCTCTCCCAGTGAGGTGATGAAAACGTGGGAGGAAAGCATTTTAAAAGAGGTGAAGTAGAGTGTATATCCTTATTAGTTGTCAGTTTGTGCGAACAAACCTTCTATGGATGAGTTGTTGGGGTCCCTACAAATGATTATTGCTAAGATTGAGATCATTACATGTGGTCTACGACAAGCTTATACTGACGAGGAACTTAA
This region includes:
- the LOC105770861 gene encoding putative pectinesterase 11 — translated: MAPKSTSCYARVFSITLFVIFMASHGSNAATKALLIKIDPSGKGDYRKIQDAIDAVPSNNKQVVLISVKPGIYEEKIIVPANKPFITISGSNPNDTVITWNDSGNIFESPTFSVLASDFVAQYLTIQNTYGVGAKAVALRVSGDRVAFFGCRILSYQDTLLDDTGRHYYSNCYIEGAVDFICGNAASLFEKCHLHSLSEGDASITAQHRDSPSQNTGFTFLGCKITGVKTALLGRAWGPYSRVIFAFTYMSNVILPQGWDDWGDSSKQSSVFYREYKCYGPGASTKKRVEWAKELTIEEANPFLTKNMIGGKSWITSTTYRFTKLSSNAISRNNTRHHA